The Heteronotia binoei isolate CCM8104 ecotype False Entrance Well chromosome 6, APGP_CSIRO_Hbin_v1, whole genome shotgun sequence genomic sequence agtctctcccagttcacaccccatcaacttgtatttgtagctgggattcttggccccaatgtgcattactttgcacttggccacattgaaccgcatctgctacgttgacgcccactcacccagcctcaacagatccctttggagttcctcacaatcctctctggttctcaccaccctgaacaatttagtgtcatccgcaaacttggccacttcactgctcactcccaactctaaatcatttatgaataagttaaagagcatgggacccagtaccgagccctgcggcaccccactgcttaccgtcgtccactgcaaagactgcccatttatactcactctctgcttcctattactcagccagtttttgatccacaagaggacctgtccttttactccatgactctcaagctttctaaggagcctttgatgaggaactttatcaaaagctttctggaagtcaaggtaaacaacatctatcgggtctcctttgtccacatgtttgttcaccccctcaaagaaatgtaacaggttagtgaggcaagatcttcccttgcagaacccatgctgagtcttcctcaataacccgtgttcatcaatgtgcctactcattctgtctttgataatggtttctaccaactttcccggtattgaagtcagactgactggcctgtaatttcccggatcttctctggaaccctttttaaagatgggggtgacatttgctaccttccagtcctcaggaacggaggcagatttcaatgaaagattattaTGGTATGGCTATGCACTAAAGAAGTCAATTACGCCGTCTCAACGTGTGCATTTTTGTGAGTCACAAAGGTGTATTCCTCTAGGCATGGAGCCGATGAACAGTACAGTGACCCAGTggttggaaggggttttttttttttttttttgtaatagtgACATTGCTTCAAAAGCACCATGACAAAGGAAgacctcccccactttctgaactGTTGTATCAGCTCCAGCCACAGATTCACACTGCTATTGTTTTCTCTTGGCTGGGCCATTATGGAGCCAGGAAATAATTGCATAAGAGACAAATTCCAGATGAGTGGCTGTTTGGCAGCACAAACCTAAGCCCCAAACACTTCTAGTTGGTATCCAATTAATACTTAGCAGTGGAGAAATAGTTCCAAGAAAACCATACTGCAAAGAAGGTACTACAATTGCACCAGAGCCAATAGCAATCTTATCATCTCACTAATCTCAGAATGGCATGCTGTCAACACACTCGTGACTcaaccactctgggactctgccACTAGACCCCAACAATGCTCCTCTTCATCCTGTTCCCACTTCTCTCTGGGTACCTACCAGCAGCAGATTGATTTTCAGAGGCTTTGTCCAGCCTGAGTTTCTGCACCCAGATTCCTATTGCCTTTTAAAAGACTCAACACCACtggttctttctctttctcaattGCATCAGAGGGGACCAATGTCTCTTACATGAGTTCTCTAGGGAGTACCCCCTATTCCTATCAGCCACTAAGGAAACTGACTTTTTTGTTTAACATTTGGGACAATTTTGGATGAACTTGAGGTGCTTTCTCTATTTTTATGAAAGAACAAAGAAtggatgacataagaacataaagatgggggtgacatttactaccttccagtcctcaggaacggaggcagatttcaatgaaagattacagatttttgttagaagatccacaagtttatctttgagttctttcagaactctcggacaTGGACTAAAGTCAGCATCCCAGAGAATATGCTGGAAGGTGACACCATGCCAGCAGTAAATTTAAGCGGGTTATGTGCTTGCATTCCTCAGAAGATGTATGCAAGATCGGACCTTAACACAATGAAAAATGTTGTAACATTCAGCATGATGAAGAGTTATGGTGGGCTTAAAAACTTGCACATTGTTTTGTGTCCATTTAGTTAgtcttaataaaaggtattacatggaTTTTGTTCTTGATTTTGGATCAACGTGGCTGTACCACTTTTTCGAATACATGGGTGCAGCCAATCAATGCAATGCCGGCATGGCTTCCTAATGTCATCCTGCCCCTATCCACATGCCAGGCACAACACGTGAAGGAACAAAGGAGACAAAGTAGATTCACTGTAAAGAGGACTGGCAAGGCTGGCAGTAGTCCTGGCCTGAACGCACTCTGGGAAGGTCCGCAGCTGTGAATTCAGTACCCCCTTCCTACAGGTGAACAAACAAGGCCATTCTGATTACAACATCCACATGCCTCTCTAGCTTACTTGGGAAAGACAATCCCAGTAGTATGCCCAAGGTCTCTTCTACACAAAGGTTTGGCTGGGTTTAGAACAGTCAGACGAATGGGATGAATTCACTAGGGCAGGAACAAGAGAACACACAACTGAGCATTCATGTTATGTTTTAATACATGTGAGCTTTCAGATCCTCTCAGCATAGGTCAGAGCAGCCTCAAAGTGTAAAGTGAGGCTTGAATAGCCCATGGGAGGATCTGTTGGGAGTAGACTGCATTATCACAGTGTCGGAGTCCAGCCCCAACAATATAATGGTGTGAAGAAGAAAGGTAGACAGGAGACAGATTTAAAGATTGCAAAGCATGCTCGAGTACAGCTGCACAGGGAATGATCCCTCAGcctctccagcacctccttttatttCCTCATACACGTCATACCCCTTAACCAATAAGGCGTCGAGTACAATCTGCTCAACAACAAGGAGCACATGCATTCTGTACTTCTAGTTACATAGTATCCAATTATACCAACTGCCAAACCTTACACATAACTTCCCACATCTCCTccctttatatttattttttgttgacaAACTTTGCCAATTATATATATTCAAAAATAAAGACTTCTGGAAAGGCGGCCTATGGCCAACCCATCTACTGTATTCTTCTGTGGGAAAGGCCTGATACTGTAATTAAAAGGCTCGCTTACGAGCCACCAAGGGCACGGAAGGAGGTTTAAATCCACAAGactaaaaaacataaaacaatgaaaaaatatGTTGAATAAAACAACATCATACTATTAATATGAACAAACCTAACATTAAAATTGTACAATATTACTGCAACCATCCCACATCTGGAAGCCATTTCTACAGTACAGACCACCAACTGTCAACAGATAGGGAGCCTGTACCAAAAGGAGCATTATGAGTAGATTCTTCCATATGATGGATGGTTGTTGTTATCTTCCCAGTAACCTAAGTCTGCTCTAAATCCAAGTCTGAATCCATCAATAAGATTCACGATGTAGGAAGTCCACGCCATGGCCAAATACAACGAGCTGGGACCCACAAAGGTCCTTTTTCTTCAGCGACAGCTGCGTATCCTCTTCCCCAAGTAATTAAAGGCACAGGGCCGTGCCAATTTGGATCTGGCAGTTTCCTGTATGTAACAAGGGGGCGCGGCAATGGTTCCTCTGACCCATTTCATTACCTTTGGAGTTCTGCAGCATTCTGTCAATTAGCCCAGGGTATTTAGTGATGCGCTGGGTGACCAGAAGGATGCACTCCTGCACACCATGACGGCGTAATGCCGATGACCGTGTCAGCCTTCGGATGAACTGCTGGAATCTCTTGTCCCGGGTGAAGAGTTCTTTGTAAAGCTTCACTGCCTTGCTGTGGCGGCTGCAGAACTCTGAGTAGGCCTTTTTCATTTGCTCGGCACTGGTGCCTGAAAACTGCTGCACAAGGATGTCTCCCAGCCGGTTGATGACAAAATTCTTGTTGCTGTCGGTGGCTAGCGACTCCTTGcggcgctcaaggagttgcacgAGGAAGCGGTCGTGGATTTCAATGAGCTCGTCCACGCAGGGGAACATGCTCTGCACTACAGCTGGGTCCATCTGGAGGTCTTCCAACATTCCCTTCCGGAAGAGGTTGGTCATGATCTTCAGCGTCTGTACATGGTGGAGCTCTGTCTGAATCAACTCATAAATGACATCTTGTCGTTTCATGACCTCCTTCTTGTGCTGCTGCAAAAAATTATTGTCCACTGCCAGGCTCCAAGAATCGGCCTCAAAGTCCTTCTCCCCCATCTCAAAATCACTCATCAGCTGACTGTAGATGACTTCAGCTCCTTCATCAATGAGTGATTCTACTGACAGTGTTCGGTTGCACATGTTAAGGGAATCGGTGGACTGGGACAGGATTCTTCTGATGCCCAAGGGAGATTCATCATTGAAAGTCCCTGCAATGTTGGTGGTAGAGACACTTTTGGAAAGGGACAAAGTGGGGCGGCCCTGGCGGGATCCCAGCAGGGTCTGGCGGAAGCTCTCTGAGGGGTAGATGGCAGAACTGGGGCGTTCCCTAATGGTTGTTTTGTTCCTCAGGGACACCGACTGCAATGCTGAATTGTTCTTGAGCAAGGCTGCCTTTTGATGCTTCTGCTTGACTTTGGTACAATTTGGTAAAGTATCCTTGCAGCGGTTGCGGATGGTGACATTGCAGTTGGGACAACTCAGCGCCTCTTTGGCTGTGATGCTCTTGTTACAGGCAAAACACATGGTCATGCCGGAAACAGTGATGGAAGTGAAGAGGTGCCCATTGGTGTAGCGGGcgtctttttctttctccttcatcctttctttctctttgttaGTAATGTCCCCTTCTTCCAGGACTGCGGCGGAAACAGCTGCTGCAAAGGCGGCCGAGCAGTCCGGCTGTATGACGGGGGCTAAGGGAAACCCAGGGTCCTCAGTGTCCGTATCATGATCATCAGGTGGTTTGCGAGACGCAAAATGCCGCTCATCCGTTTTTAAAGACGGGGCATAAGGTGGCGCGGAGGCGGGCGGCAAAAGTCGCGGCAGGGAAGTCATAGCTGACGGGTGTGCCTCCATTTGctgattaaacaaaatattgttcgGTGTAAGCCCTTTCAAACATGCTCGGACCTTGGACCATGTAAACAGAACTCTGGCCGTCACCCGAGGGTGATCTTGGAAATGGCCGCCAATTTTCACCCAGTCCTTCAACTTAAGGGTTCCTCTTTCGGGGACCCATGGACATACATCATCAATAGCTTTTACTAAATCTTCAACCTCCTTCTTTGTAACAGAGTGTCCTTCTTTAGTGAGTAGAAAGAGGAGGTCTTGAGAAAAGGCTTGTTGTTCAACGGACAGTGAGGAACCCATAGTTACCGAAGTGTTCTATCTTGACCAGTCACACTCACCCGGGATCCGAAGATGTGTGGCGTGCCTGAAACCCTTGCCGGGCGTGGGTGGTGGACGAACAGAGTCTAAAAGATTGCTCTCTCGGAAACCTCACACGGGGCACCACTTGTCGGAGTCCAGCCCCAACAATATAATGGTGTGAAGAAGAAAGGTAGACAGGAGACAGATTTAAAGATTGCAAAGCATGCTCGAGTACAGCTGCACAGGGAATGATCCCTCAGcctctccagcacctccttttatttCCTCATACACGTCATACCCCTTAACCAATAAGGCGTCGAGTACAATCTGCTCAACAACAAGGAGCACATGCATTCTGTACTTCTAGTTACATAGTATCCAATTATACCAACTGCCAAACCTTACACTTAACTTCCCACATCACAGGACTTTACTTGTGTCACTGCTGTACAGAAATTCCTCCAGTAAGTATACTGTGCTAGGCTGAGGGATCCAACTTGCCAAGTGGGCCCCACGAGCAACGTCCAGCCCATTGAAATACAATTTCAGATGGTTGTCCCTTGAACAAGAAGGCTATCTCTCAAGTTCCTTTGCCTTGTTGGAGCCATCTGCCAGACAAGCAAGCTGAGATGGAGAGATTTAGCCCCTACGTTCTTCAGTTTTGCCAGAGGCCTTTTGCCTGTTGGGAGTTCCAGCTTCCCCTTCCTAGTCCAAGAGGGGAAGTGACCACTGCCCACTGCCTGTTGATTATGGTGCCACTCACTTCTGGCTCAGCTGTGCTCCCTTCCAGTCTGGGCAGGAGAACTGCACAGCCAATGCCTTGATCCTGCAAGGACCTTTGTCCCTTGTAATAGCTCACTGGGGAAAAGTCCCATGTGGCAAACAGAGGtattggggaggggaaatgaaTGCAAAGCTCTTCCTCTGGTCAGCAACACATCATTCAGCAGCAAAACAGAAGAAAACACTAGATACCTCACCTCACACACTCTGGAGCAGGCCTCTAATAACACATTCAAATGAACACATAGCATCAGACCCAGCATAGGGCATTAGGAATTCCAGCAGTCCTGACACTGAAAGTCATGGCAGAATGCTGCATtccatccctccccatctccccctcccctcgccaaGTATGCAGGATGCATGGCTTATAAAATGCAACAGTGATCAGAGGATTGCCCCTGGAGTCTTTCCCCCTTACCACAGCACAACTGTGCAGCCAGTGGAAGATGCTTTCCGCACTCTCCCAAAAGTCAGTTCAAAGCTGAAGATAGCTAATGTCAATCAGAAGTAGAGGATGAAAGCTGATTTCTGTCTACTAAACTCCAACCAAACACTCTCTAATTCTGGTAAGATTTCTGTGCTTTTCAACAGACTGTAGGAACTTCCCCTAGCAAACGGTGGTGCTGGAGCTAGGCTAGAACACTATAGCTGGCAACCCCATAGCAACAAGTCTAGTTTCATGCTGAGCACTGAACCGTTGGTCACATGGTTGGCATTGTACTCCAAATTCTAGCCTTTACCCATATTGGATGGCTGCCTGCAAAGAGCCAGGAGACGCAAGGACAGTAATGAGTAGTGTCCTGCAGTAGCAGCAAAAAGCTCAGTCTTACACATATCCTTGCAGTTTTTAGCTCCCCTCATCCTACTGGGGTGTTTCTGTGCGGAGGGATGCATCTTTTGGGAGACAAACCACTGAACCAACTCTTACAGTCATCTAATGTCTTGTAGGGAGCTGCACTGGAACTCTGTATATAACTATTTCTGGTTGGGATCTGATTTGTGAGGCAACTAGGAACAGGCACCATAAGAGCTTAGTCAGCAGTAGTAAAGGTTAAGTAGATTGGcaggttgtttttcttttaagaGAAAGTTTTCAGtggaaggaagagggaaagaaataGTGTCTCCAAACAGGCTACCTCAATTGCAGTAAAATTTGGTTAAATTTTGATAAAAAACTTCGACCCGTTTCATctgtcagatagggttgccacagCCTGCCAGGAGCATGGGACGGGCTGGGTATAGGAAGGGGCGGGACCTCACCAAGGTATAATACCCTCCATAGTagttatttcctccaggggaactgaactctgtagactggagatcagctgtaattctgggagaacttcaggcgcCATCTGGAGGGTGGCAATCCTATCAGTATAACCTACCAAGGATACCTTTGAATTTTTGTCCGCTTAAACCTCTTCCGCTTTCaaaaactacaattcccatcaaACTCGCGAGCATGCGCAGTTGCCTTGACTGACGCGATTGATCATAGGACAGAGGTGACGTCGGAGACCTGGGAAAGAGGAGTGTATGATTTTTGTCGCACCTAAGGAGGGGATAAACAAAAGCAGGATCTGTGGCTTCTGTATATTTTTTTACGAAGTGCAACAGGTTGGCGAAGGCAGAGAGTTTCTTCCTCTGCTTTTTTACTCTGGGTGGTAAGTGGCTAGGGATGGGGCTTGCGGGAAGGTCGGAGTCGATCCGGTTTAGAGTCGCCTGTACTTTCCAGGTCAGTTGGAAGCGGAAGGCTTTTAATCAGTCGAGGCAGGAGAGCCTTGCTGAAAGGAGGGAACGGCAGCTGTCCGCTGGTTGCGGCTTGCCTGGACGGAGAGGGTCAAATCCAGTGAGGTCGTGCCATCGTGTTCTGTAATCCCTAGGGCTGTGCTTCGAGTCTAAGTCGCTGCCTTCCCATTCGCCCTATTTATTTGCCTGCACAGTAAAACTGGAGAAGAAGAGAGTGATAAAGAATTAAATCTTCGGTAGTTCAGGTTATTTAGTGGCTCTGCCCTTTATGTAAACCTCGTTTttgttaaataaataacaatCCCTTGGCATTTTAAAGAACAAAATTTGACTCCAGCGTTAAATACAGGCTGTACAGGATGAAGTGGGATCATCATAGCTAATCAAGAAATATAACGGTTACAGTAAGCTGGTTAACGAAGATGGGGAATCCCATGGTTTGCTAAAGTACTTATCGACTGCAACGAGTGAGAAATACCAAGTAATGGCtcaagctgggggagggggctagtATGAAACTACTAAACGAATCCCGATTCTACAACTATGGGGGGGAGAAGGCtcataaaataattatttttttttcaagttaGTTTCCTTGTAGTAGTGGAAAGCTCTGAACTAATTCCAGAATGACAGTGGAATATAATTCAAGATCTGTCAGCTATGTGATGAGCAGAAATGTGGTCATGGAGGGGCATTTGCTTGAGTACTTTCTGCTTGTTTATGCATTTGTAAATGATGCATCGTACTTGTTAGGAAAACAAAAGGCTAGCAGCCCTGTTGGTAAAATTTAATGGaacttctgtttttttaaatttcattttcaaTGGTAGTAACCAGAAAATTTTTGATGATGGAGCATTGGGCAATCCTCTGGGGTGGAGAAATAAGCCGTTTGCTCCTTCTCCCCCAGCCACCCTCTTGACTCATGTAGATGAGGAAGCCAGTACATGAGGAAGAGGACTTAGCCCCCCATTCAAACATGGAAGAGGACTCGGCTCCCTCTTTTCAATGCTGCTCAAGCTGTGAGCATCAAGCTGCAAGCCCACCCACAGCAGAGGAAGAGGACttgacttggcagtggcctcaCTGCATCTGTGCCAGCCCAGCCATCTGACCAGCTGTCATGTGACTTGGGCTGGCTCAGCTGGCGCAGGTGCAGTGAGCCCACCTGTGCCAGGATGGGCTCACAGCAGAGTAAGAGGACTCAGCTTGGCAGTGGCCTCACTGTACCTGCACCAGCCCAGCCAAGTGACGAGCAGTCATGTGACCCAGGACAGCTCACAACTGAGGGGGCATGGCCTCGCCCTTCTGTAGCTACAGGCCCAGTAGTAACATTGCTGCTTATAGTTTCACTCCAGTGAAGACAAAAGTGCTGCACTTAAGCTGTATGTTTTATAAATTTGTTGGACCAAAGCATGGCAGAGTGGTTCTGAAATATGAGTAGAAACCAACTCAGGAGAACAGCTGTAATAGCTTTGTTACTAATGTGATAGTAAAAGCTAtggtttagggcaggggtgtcaaacatgcagcccaggggcagaaTTAGGCCCCCCCCAGGGCTCCTACCAGGTCCCTGTGCAgaaccagattaacaattaggccaaaaaggcactggcctatgggcccccatgcctttagggggcctgggctggctcccccccccagtttctcccCCTGCTTGGAGCCTTCcaagcctgcacgcacagccagcaactgagctgctcattgcctgacttgcctggtgcggctgctgctggcatcatcagtttgcccctctctgcctctttcctgcagctttgtcaaaggtgcttatgagaaggtgcctgcaggctgcagtgggggctgtgggtggcagggtgggcactttgactctgagataatttgtgagggggcccccaagatttcgactgcctagggacctccacagggtttaatccagcactgcccctgagcaactgactgtcatctgcttccttctccctctctcttgcttccttctgcttaacaacttgctttccaaggcttgcttaatttcacaggagctacagagcaaagcctctattttctccattggctgaggtccttcccttaggggggaagagggagagcttgctttgccaggctttctcaatcacacagctgagtgactgagccaagcttctcttccttttattggctgaggctcctcctcctcctggttccctgaggaaggaaggaaagagccagagcttcctttgcccagttccctggataccataggagaaatacaaagaaagcacctttaagaccaattgtgcttgtctgtgttctttataaagtttatatctctgttacctaatcttaaataggtacacacatggcttggctcaacattgcctggcccaacaaaatctcatttatgccagatctggctctcataacaaatgagtttaacacccttGATTTAGGGTTTAAGCTGGTTGGTAATGGTGGAAAATTACCAGCTGTTTAAGGTTTGTGGAAGAAGATGCAACCTGATGACACAGGCCAGAGTAGTTTGA encodes the following:
- the LOC132574321 gene encoding rho guanine nucleotide exchange factor 2-like, with the translated sequence MKEKEKDARYTNGHLFTSITVSGMTMCFACNKSITAKEALSCPNCNVTIRNRCKDTLPNCTKVKQKHQKAALLKNNSALQSVSLRNKTTIRERPSSAIYPSESFRQTLLGSRQGRPTLSLSKSVSTTNIAGTFNDESPLGIRRILSQSTDSLNMCNRTLSVESLIDEGAEVIYSQLMSDFEMGEKDFEADSWSLAVDNNFLQQHKKEVMKRQDVIYELIQTELHHVQTLKIMTNLFRKGMLEDLQMDPAVVQSMFPCVDELIEIHDRFLVQLLERRKESLATDSNKNFVINRLGDILVQQFSGTSAEQMKKAYSEFCSRHSKAVKLYKELFTRDKRFQQFIRRLTRSSALRRHGVQECILLVTQRITKYPGLIDRMLQNSKGNEMGQRNHCRAPLLHTGNCQIQIGTALCL